From Candidatus Poribacteria bacterium:
GTCGAGCTGACACCCCTGCTCATTGCGTCGCCTTCGGTGTCGCGCGCGGCAGACAGCGCTCCAGCGCGGACCGGACGGTACCCACTGCTCGATTCGGCGCCATCGCTGCCATCAAACGCCGCCGAGCTCAGCCGATACGATGTGGTCATCGTCGGCGACGTTGCGCTGTACCTGCTCCCACGGAACCAGCGCGACGCGCTGGAGAGCTTCCTCAGCACACGCGGCGGAGGGATCGCGTGGCTGGCGGGAGCCCAATGGCTCTCGAGACGGCTCGGAGCGGGAGCATTCGAGTCGCTGCTGCCCGTGACGGTTCCCACGTCTGGTGCGTCGATCCAGACAGGGGAGTTCGCGCCGGAGCTTGTCGCGGACGGCAGGTACCATCCGGCGACGCAGTTCGCCGACACTCCTGAGGCGAACGACCTGCTGTGGCGACAGATGCCCCTGTGGAGCCGCCTGTACGCAGGTCTGCGCCCAAAGCCCGGGAGCTCCGTGCTGGTCGCCGCAAACGGCGGCGCGAGCCCCGTCGTTGTCTTTGAGAGGAACGGAGCCGGCAAGTCGCTGCTCATCGCCACCGACGCGCTGTGGCAATGGGCGTTCGCCGCGAAACAGGATGGCAGCGTTGGCGCGGCTGCGACGGCGTACGACCGGTTCTGGGCGCAGGTCGTTCGCTGGCTGGCGACGCGATCCGACGTGAAGCAGACCGCACTGGTCCTGTCGAGGCTCCAGTACGAGGCGGGCGAAATCGCGGAGGTCGCCGTGATAACCTATCGAGCCGGCTACCAACCCGCATCGGACGCCCATGTTCGCGTCACCGTGACGGAGCCCTCCGGTGACCGCGCCGAAGTGCCGATGGCTCCCGACCGCGACCGGCCCAGCCGATTCGTCGGCCTGCTGCGACTTCCTAAGGTGGGTACGTACGAACTCCGAGCGGAGGCATCGTCGCAGGGCGTGTCACTGGGAACCGACTCGGCATCGGTCGATGTCGAAACGCCGCAGCTGGAGTTCGCGAGCCCGGCGCGTGACGACGCCCGCCTCCAGACGTTGGCGGATTCCACAGGCGGTCGCTATGTGCTGCTGAACCAAACGGACGAGATCGCGCCGCTGCTGGAGGAGAGCACCGAGACGCGCACTCTCCGCGTCCGACGAGCTGCCTGGGACACCCCGCTGCTGTTGATCGCCGTCGCGCTGGCGCTCGGAGCGGAATGGGCGATCCGCAAACGGAAGGGCCTCGTGTGACGGAACGCCACCATCGGCGAGTCGCGCTCCACACCCTCGTACGGTGCGCTGTGCTCGTCGCGCTCCTCTCCGAGAGCAGCGGCGCGGTCGCCCAGACGCCCTTCGCCATCGGGCAGCTCAAGTACGGCGGAGGCGGCGACTGGTATTCGAGCACGGCGTCAATCGCCAACTGGCTCCGAGAGATACGCCAACGGGTCGGCATCCCGACCGAGACCCAGGCGCGAGTCGTCGCGCTTACGGATCGAACGCTCTACCAGACGCCTTTCCTCTACGTCAACGGTCACGGGAACTTCCGACTGACGGATGCCGAGGTCGCCGCGCTCCGCAAGTTCCTCACGACAGGCGGGTTCCTGTTCGCCAATGACGACTACGGGATCGACCGGAGCTTCCGCCGTGAGATCGCGCGTGTTCTCCCGAATTCGCCGATGCAGCCGATCCCGGCGGCGCACGCGATCTACCGCAGCTTCTACGAACTGCCCGGTCTCCCGAAGGTGCACGTCCACGACGGCGATCCGGCGCAAGGGTTCGGCATGTTCCACAACGGTCGGATGGTCGTCTACTACGCATGGAGCGCCGATATCGGCGACGGTTTGGAAGCATTCGAGGTCCACAAAGACCCCGACGACGTACGCGAAGCCGCCGTTCGCATGGCGGTGAACATCGCCGTCTACGCTCTCACCAACTGAGGCGATGGGAACCGTGTCACAGCCGCTTGCCCAAACGAATCCGACTGCCATCGCCGACGTCCTGCGCCGGCTGGACGCGCTCAGGCGCACCGCATGGGCCCTGAGTCTGATGGCTGGGCTCCTACGGTGGGGCGCGGCGACGGCAGTCGCAGGAGCGGTCCTGGTGGCGGTCGGGAGCTTCCTACCGCCTTGGGCGCGCCTGGTGGGGCTGGCGGCATGGGCGGCTGGCTCCGTCTGGCTGGCATCCCGCGAATGGCTGGGTCGACTGCTGCGTGTGCCGACGCGAGAAGACCTCGCCGGCAGAATCGAGGACGCCGATCCCGACGCGCAGTCGCGCGTCATCGCCGCCGTGCAGCTACACGCGGATGCGCGCGCGCGCGACCGCCTGGGATACGACTCTCGACTGCTCAACACAGCCATCGACGATGGAGCCCGTGCGGCAAACGCCGCTGATGGTCGGCTGGTGCTGAGTGCGGAGCGTCGGCACGCACTGCAAGGCGTTTCGCTCGCTCTGGTAGCGACGGTCATCGTTGCTGGGCTCGGCGCGACGGGCGTCGTTTCGGCAGATCGCATCCGAGCTCTGTGGCAGTCGCCGACCGAGTCGTTCACTTACGCAATCGAGTCGGTTCAGCCCGGGAACGCGGCGATCCAGCATGGCGGCGATGTACCCGTGCGAGCTCTGATTCGCGGTACGTATTCAGGCGACGTGAGCCTCCGATTCAGGGAGACCGGCGAGTCGGATTGGCGCAGCCTTCGCATGGAGAAGTCCGGCGCAGTCTACGAAGCGTCGATCCTGCACATCGTTTCGACCACCGAGTACCAAGTGGTCGCCGGCAAGGAAGCATCCGAGCAGTTCGCGCTCTCCGTCGCCTCGCCGCCTGTCGTGGAATCGCTGCGCGTGCACCTGCGCTTCCCGGAATACTCCGGCGTCGCGTCCAGAGCGCTGGAGGACGGCAACGGCGACGTGACCGCGCTGGTCGGCACGCGTGTGGACTGGCAGGGAACCAGTGCGGTTCCTCTGCGATCCGCTCGACTGGACTTCGATGAGACGGAGGACGTCGAGCTCGCCGTAGATGGCAGCAGCTTCACTGGCGGAACCGACGTCACAGCCAGTGATCGGTATGCCCTGGTGCTCACCAGCAGCGACGGAGTCACGCACGCGGACCCGCCGCGCTACGTCGTCGTCGCCGTGCCCGATTCGCCGCCGGAACTGACCGTCACCGCCCCAGGCACGGACACGTCTCTCGACCGGACGATGCGGCTCGGGCTACAGGCAGAAGCAGTTGACGACTTCGGCGTATCCAAGTTCGTGCTTCGCTACAGCAAGGAGGAGGGCTCGCAGCCGGCTGCGGTGGTCATGGCATCGCATCGGCGAGCGACGCCGGTGGCGCAGGTCGCTTATTCGTGGGACTTGGGCCCGCTGGACCTATTCCCTGGCGAAAGCGTGAGCTACTACGTCGAGGCGTGGGACAACGACACCGTGTCCGGGCCCAAGTTCTCCGTGTCGCCGACGTACCGGGTACGGTTCCCAGCCATGGAGGAGCTGTTCGACGAGCTCGCCGCGAGCCAGCAGAGCCAGTCCGACGCGCTCGCGTCGATCTCTGAGGAACAACAGGCGGTCAAGGACGTGGTCGATACGATTGTGGACAAGCTGCGCAAGGAACAGGAGCTGACGCTGCGGGACCGCAAGGACCTCGAACAGGCTGCCCAGCGCCAGGCGGATATTGAGCAGCGTCGGGAGGAGCTCGCGCGCGAGGTCGCCAAGGAGCTGGACGCCGCCCAGCGGAACGACTTGATGAACCCGGAGACGCTCTCGAAGGTCGCCGAAATGCAGCGCCTGCTCGACGAAGTCGCCTCCGAGCAACTCAAGGAGGCGCTCAAGAAGCTGCAAGAGACGCTGCAGTCGACGGAACTGGGAGAGCAGCGCCGCAAGCTGATGGAGGCGAGTTTCGACCAGGAGGCGTTCCGCCAGCGCATCGAGCAAATGATCGACATGCTCGAGAAGGCTGTCGCTTCGCGCGAGGTGCAGAAGGCGCTTCGGATGGCGGAGGAGCTCGTCGAGCAGCAAAGGATCGTCGTCGAAGGCACGGAGGCTCTACGGAGCGATGTTGGCGATCGGAAGCCTCGCCCCGGAACGCAAGAGGCGCAGCGCTCGCAGGAGCTTGCCGACGATGAGAGCCGCGTCGAGCAAGGCGCGAAAGACCTGCTGGCCCAAGTTGAGCTAGCCCAGGGCAAGCTCGCCTCTGAGGAGGCTCTGAAGCAGGTTGCCGACGAACTCGACAGACTGCGCAACGAGGCGCAGACGCAGGACCTGGTTGGCGACTTGTCCAAAGCGCAGGGCAGACTCGCGCAACGCGATCCGGCGCAAGCACAGCCACCCGCTACATCCGCGCTCCAACAACTCCAGGCGATGCGGCAAGGGCTGGACAACGCGAACGAGTTCATGCAGGGCGCAGACGGAGAGCGCATCGCCGATGCGCTCCGGGCATCCGTGCGCGACACGCTTCACGTCGCCGCAGAGCAAGAAGAAGTGCTGCGCCGCGCGACGCAGATGAATCAATCGCGCAGCGGCGTCTCGTCGTCTTCGGCGAACCCCGTCCGGCAGCAGCTCGCGGTCCGCGAGCAGACGCTACGCGAGGGCATCGATCAGGTTTCCCGGCGGCTGGAAGCGCTCAGCGAGGAGGAGATTCGGGTTCCGCTAGAGGTCGCATGGGGCTTGCGG
This genomic window contains:
- a CDS encoding DUF4159 domain-containing protein: MGDPQTEGPRVTERHHRRVALHTLVRCAVLVALLSESSGAVAQTPFAIGQLKYGGGGDWYSSTASIANWLREIRQRVGIPTETQARVVALTDRTLYQTPFLYVNGHGNFRLTDAEVAALRKFLTTGGFLFANDDYGIDRSFRREIARVLPNSPMQPIPAAHAIYRSFYELPGLPKVHVHDGDPAQGFGMFHNGRMVVYYAWSADIGDGLEAFEVHKDPDDVREAAVRMAVNIAVYALTN